In Artemia franciscana chromosome 14, ASM3288406v1, whole genome shotgun sequence, the genomic stretch acatcctcccgccCCAGACAAGAATGACCTGCTATCTGTTTAGCCttagacggttggctgaaaaggacaatttgacaatctgtcatttttcatctgcagaacgtgtcctagctatctcaacatttctttcattatagccctagaaagcaggattgaaccacatttttcgtagagcctactgtttgaaatacggtcagtcagcccaATACTCAGAAAAATCCGTTACCTATAAATTGAAACACATGAGGCCACAGGAAGGTTTATCTAAAACATGCATGCACACTGGTTTTTTAAGTAGGGGGACACTTTCGGAGTTGGAATAAATCCGAGGAACATAAAACAGgtaaactagaaaaataaattaaaattatggaaatagtATAGGGGGGAGGAGGACATGAAGATGCGCCCGACCCAAAGTACAGtctatataatttaaaatttctaaataatACTCAATTTTCCTATTGATTCTAATCAAAGGGATCTCGCTCTACAATGTCTGGTAGATGTCTTATAGCATCATGCAAAACATGCGGTCAAGTTCTGCTATGTCACGTCTCTTCGTGCCACGTGTGCCGCATTTCTGCCGCAAGTGGCGTGTGCCACCTGacgttaaaaattttggaatttgaCTGACCCCTAGTTCAAAATCTATCAGTCTTGTTTACTTCAGAATCCACTGAAGAATATCTAAACTGTATCGCTGAGACACTTCAAGAGCGTAGAGTTTAGTTATATGCATTTTAGCATTAGAGTAAGCTGCTTTAGACTCCAGAGTTTTGAATTGGCGACAATAAGGCACGACAGCACCGATAGTACATTGAAAGTCTGAGCAAAAAATACACACTGGCACCTTTTGCAAGATCCTACTAGGACAGTTAAAAAATTctactattgaaaaaatgagtaaTTCGAAGAAAAACCAAACGCCATACTAACTGAGCTAGTGTCATCATGTTGACAAATTTGACAAGTGTTACTGATGGACGAATAAACCCCCTTTAACTAATCTTTCCCAGTCATAACTGAAAACGAAACATAATTCAGTTCCTCTCCTGAAAAAGAAGGAATTCAGAACAGAAAAATGTACCTTTTTGGTGCTTCAGATATCTTCGAAATATCCGTTGTCGCGCTTTGACCAGTAGTAGATGGGGCGGTAAACTCTTCTCTTAAAAACGTAGCTTCTGTGACTGCCTGTGTAAGTAGTTGAGTACTACTTGGCTCAACTGGTATTGCTGGAGCTGACGTGAAGAATGAGCCATCTGATTCATGCTGCAAGGCACCTGTGTCATGGTTAATTTCTGGCTggatattttgattttcaatgtCTGTGAATATCATCggactgttttgaaataaattcttcTCTTCTTTGTGGTCTTCAGTAGAGAAGTTTTCTTGGTTATCATTCAACTTGCTTTTTTGCTCTTCTTCCTGAATTTGTTTCGGTTCTTCATCCGGCAGAGAGTGCAGCATGTGAGGGTTTTGCTGCGAGTTAATCTTTTGTCCAAAAGCTGAAGaatcaaattcaaaactttgactATCTTCTTCTGATGTTTTTAAAGACTGATCAGCAAATTTATCATCAAACTCATTTTGTTCAGGCTCTGGATTGACTTCATAATCAAGATTAATGAGGCTCACCGTGGTAGTTGGTTCTTTTTCGTCTTCTTCTTCCTGAGAAAATATGTTTCCTTCAGGTACTTGTTTAGGATCTTCAAACTGGTCTGATCCAAATGAACTCACTCCAGAAGAAGGTGTCGGGCGACCAAAGAAATCGAATGATTGAGGCGGCTGAAAATTTTGTTGCCATTTTGGACTGGGTCCATCTTGAATAAGAGTCTGTGTCTGTTGAGGGAGATTCTGTTGAGGCCTCACTGGAACAAAATCTTGCTCCTGAAATGGAGCTATGGGTCTAAATAATTGTTCGTCGGTTGGAGGGATTTGGGACTGCTCGTTTCTGAAATTACTGTCTCTGCTCTGATTTTCCTCCTGGAATTGAGGCGGAGATGGTTCAAATCTATCATTATCAAATACTTCCTCATCATTTTCCTCTTCAGACTCATTTTCTTCGGTGGCTAAATCTTCATCTTCATTATCCTCTTCAGATTCAGGAAAGAATTGCTGTTGAGCAACATTAACTGGAAACGAAGGACCTTGGGATAATTCTTGAGCAGGTTTATTGGAATCAAATCGTTCTTCTGAGTTTTCGAAAGCTGGTCTTTGTGGAACTTGAGCGAAAACTCTTGGATCTTTTGGTTCTTCCCGAACATTAGATGGTACTCTGAAATTATCATCAAATACAGAGTTATCAAATGGCCGACCATTAGTGCCGCCATCTTGACGGAGCGCTTCTTCTACTgtctaaaatgaaaaagataattaaaagatcaattttatttatgctgAACACCTAATCCCAAGTACTTAATAGCCCTGAATACGGAATACTTGACTATAACAGATTACTGGTCAGAATccaatacatataaatatattgcaAAATATGAAATACCATCTATGTGTTTAGGCCaaatagaatttaaattatAACGAACTACAATTTAAAGTGAATAAAGTCTAAAAGGTCCCTAAGCTAAGGAGAAAACAAGCAATTGGCAAAACAACATGAGACTGTACAATTAAAGCAAGAGAATGACAcgtaacagttttttttataatttctttttaatattgttcTGAGCTTGGAAAGATCTGGATTGGTAGTTCCTTTTTTCATAAAGCAAAGATCTGTAAAATATAACTTAAACCCATCTGTAATTCTTCACgaagttttattttagtatattctttattttatttgttcaatTCTGCGGTTGTTCTTTATTTGTTTCGTTTGTTTCATTCTGTGCTAATAAACAATTAGCGCAAtagcaaatcaaaatttagaatgaATAAAGTCTAAAATGTGTCGGAAGAAGGGCCAAAATGGCGAATGGGTTATCAAATTAACAGAAATAagtaggaaaatataaaattgaaacaataAAGCAAAGCTAAAAATCTTAGGTTATCCCAAAACCTTTGGAACAATTACAGAGAAAATTtgatctatttattaaatactaTTTTAGGATTTAAATTAATGACAGAAAGAAAGAACACAACAATAATATTTGTGGAGGCAGGTCATATACTGGAATTTACCTGGAGGAGGGAAGAGTAATTATAAAACACACCGAGaacaaaattatatgaaaatacgTTCAACTGATATTTACGAACAAGTCCAGGAAGGAGGCTCATTCCTGACCAGGCACGTACAGTGAAAGTGTACCTTAATATAAAAAACCTTAATACCAAATATGGTTGTCAGGCTGCTCAAATATTCAAGATatgttttttagtagttttgaGGGATTTTGGTTTACccaattttgaaagattttgatTGGGTTGATAGTTTAAGGGAATTATTACAATAAATCATTTACAACAAATATTACATAATAAATCATTACAATAAACCAGGAAAGCCTAGCACTTGGTCTTGTTTATCTGAGATCCTTTCAAtaaaagcaatataaaaaatcaaggcttaaatttttgaaatctaaCCAATTTAACATATTCAGCCCAAAAATTATCCTTAGAATGTTGAGAGTCTGATTAATATGTTTTTACTCCTAAAAATTTGCGACAAGATTAAAAATGTTCTACTTAAAGATATTTAGCACCTTAGTAGTACGGATAAGACCCAGAAGAAAACTGCACACTAGTTTAAACTATGAAAACGTCAAAATCAAAACTACTACAGTGGGTTTAATGATAGCATTTAAATAGAGACTGCAAGTAATTTGCCTGGGAAAATTCCCCTTTGAATTTTATGCCATTTTTAAAGAGGagtgaatttttattaaataataaaataaatatattaaatatacacttaaatatatatttaaatatatattcaaatataaatatattaaatcaatataataattaatattgttAGAAAGCTAATATGGAGTAATCGAGGATATATTTTGCTCATAATTCAAGGATTCTGGGGAAACTTTTCTATACAAACTTTCTAAGGcagtaatttgaaataaatattcatgTATTTAAACCAGTTTTTCTGGCAACAATTAAGTCCGTCATGAAAGAAGCTAAAACACGCCACGATACATATGAAAGAATTTCTGACAGCATTAATGTTGCTAAAACCAAATGTTGCTTGTTACAGCTAAATGTTGTTAGCAACATTAATGTTGCTAATGTTGCAAATTATGGAGTAATTGAGGATATATTTTGCTCATAGTTCAAGAATTCTAGGGAAACTTTCCTATACAATTTCAAAGGCAGTGTATTCTTGTATTTAAACCAGTTTTTATGACAACAAACAAGCCCACAgtgaaagaatttaaaatacgccacgtaagttttttttatttttaagagtagaatttataagcttttttttgaaatggtaagAAATACTGTGAGCTAGTGCTTTGCCTTGGGGATAAATTTCCAATAGAGTTTCTAATAGAaccgaataaaaatttaagcaaGAAGCATATGCGCCATACCAGGAATGTTCAAGGAAGTTCTGTCTGTAGCACATCTTTTTCTGGTCCTATATCTCTACATATTCAGATACTACACACTTATAGTCTCCAAGGACACAATGCAACTTTTACATGGCAATCTTTTAatgtttataaatattatatgaagttaaacaaaaatttattcgaATTTAGAATAGTCTATGTGAATTTTATAGCCGATTGAGatctagaatattttctaagggCTTCCTTTCGAAATTTGAAGTTTCCTCAAGGTAACCCCTCAAAGTGGTACTTTTCCCCCTATGGGTAAAAGAATCAAAGTTTCGTTTCGAccaaatacaaattaaataacatGCTCTTGGCTTATAAAGCTCGattttcccaaattaaatattaaGCTATCTAAATTGTTAAATGACCATAATCTTTGATTGGATCATTTTGTAACACAGgcaagaaaaatacaaattatgtcTCAATTTGTAGGAAATTTAATAAGTATATTTTATACAAGTAAATATATTtacttataaatatatttacttataaatatatttacttatttatataagtatattttactatttatataagtatattttaataagtataaaataagtatattttatattttaatattgaagCTACTCTCTGGTTTCGTCGATATGAGAATATACATCTCAATAGTATCTATacaccctataggcaagtgtgtattctcctgatgagcccttgtgttgggttgtcgcctctgaattatttgtctttttaattgttttttatatttggtaaatgacgacataCTTACTTACGatacgactgcctgtccatggattattctttatggttgattgtgtatggctatgctgtttcacctatgtaattgtatggatgagtagggttaagacctcattcaagtactgatctatattaattactaaagtaggaaaacagtcatcctttctccttctgtctttcttttttgtttacatgtttttgttgtttttgtttgtttgttttttttcgtttttctttttatggtgtATGTtcatttctgtgtttgtgctgttgcattggtgatttctcatGTTGTTGCATTGCATTGgtcattacaaaaataaaacattaaagatAATATATTGATTCAATACTTATCCTTTAAGATATTCGCTGCTCCAGTTGTTTTAGGTAAATCCTGCATTacatattctaaaataaaaattcctatatatatatatatatatatatatatatatatatatatatatatatatatatatatatatatatatatatatatatatatatatatatatatatatatatatatatatatatatatatatatatatatatatgtctgtgtgtgtgtacacatatatatgtgtatatatgtaaaatataattgcctaTTTGTATTGAACTATTGAAAGTGTTTATGGTTTTCCATTTCATTATCattggataaaaatttaaatagacaCTTAAATTTTCTTACCTCTACTGGCTTAGCAAGCCTGACATCCCCGTTTGGCAGAGGAGTTTCAGTTGTAGCACTTTTCAAGAAGGTGATCCCTCGAACAGGAATGGAGACACGAGTATACCCTTTTGGTAAGGGAAGCGAAGCAGGAGCAACAAATACAGCAGGAGGTTGACCACTTATCTGGTTGGTAATGTAAGGAATATCAACGGTTGAATAGCCTCGTGGAGGTGGCGCTACAGGGGGTGCTAAGAAAACTTTTTCGGCCATACCTTTCTGCAGCTCGGACAGAACATCTGGTACCTGAAATATGCAACAAACATATATTGAAATAATTCACTAAACCAGTTATCTAACATTCCACATTAGCACAGCCATCGGGAGGGGTTACAGGCTTGCGCCCCTTTTCTCATTGGGTGCTAAATATTATACAGAAGGAGTCTGGAAAATGCATTTTCCGTACCCTTCCCCTGCCCCATCCAAATGGGTTCACATTCTGTGGAATTGGAATCAGGCTCCATATAGAAAACCTACTGCTATTGTCGATTACTTCTTTTCTGTTATAGTAATGATCATCATTTTACTTAAGAGTTTAACAAAAGCCTGGGccatatccagaattttttcgggggggggggggggttaaaacatatttttccttttttggaggggtgggttaaaaaaaagcataaaaaaacgcACCAGAAATTtgcttatattaatttttgttacgtttttactagtcggacaaacatttcggggggattcaccccccctaactccccccaagATACGGGCTTGAAAACAGCTATCTGTTTATGGCTGTTATTGGAGATCGCTTTTATAGAgctattaaagatttttgacaCAGCTAttaatgtataaaaatttataaaattataaaatgctCAGAACCTTTTTTATGCGTGTTTTGTCTATAATTGAACGTTTCTGACACCAGTCggattaagatttttttatatatattttgtcaGATTCTAAAAACAAAGCGCTTAGTTGTCTCTCAACTCACACAAAAATTACGCACAAATAAGGAATAttaccaaatataataaaaacgaTTCATTTGTCTTAGATACAAAGTAAGATGGACACATGTATTGACTTATGCATTTCGAGATTTCCCTATACATTCTAAACAGCGTTGATGTATGTAAATAAATAGAGACTCTAGCGCGGtagaataaaaaccaaaataaatctGGATTCGGAATTCTTCAACGATATTTATACAAACTTGATCGAGCTTGCCTCTAACTGGCTATGTAACGCTCGCAAAGTGATGGTAAAGGTAAAGCATATTATGCTAAAatgctgatatatatatatatatatatatatatatatatatatatatatatatatatatatatatatatatatatatatatatatatatatatatatatatatatatatatatatatatatatatatatatatatatatatatgtttgttcACTcttttcaaggaggcacactcgtgcctctataaagaggcgacacacgacaatgttaagcgatcttcggttccagtggtcgcagacggatggggagggatgcatttcgtagcccgagctccaactaagaaacctgcaaaatttcatccccctccaactttttcttcatggggaaaatctggccgaaagtttcgacctgtcaacccaagcccccctttaacgttgtccgaccgggctgaaattcacaagttaaggtcccctagggcccaggagcttatccgcgaaatttcagcttgatccgataactccttccctgttttccagaaaccacgcatagccacttaaaattcatttacttttttttcctagacgcctacaggtcacatccgacatcggatctgggtgtacgaagactcattcgatgcggaattctccgagtaagtgcccatgaaagtttcgtaggaaaatcttaaccccccgaaagtttcgaccctccaaccccccaccccttttaacgttgtccgatcgggctgaaattcacaagttaaggtcccctaggcccaggagcttatccgcgaaatttcagcttgatccgataactccttccctgttttccagaaaccacccattagctatttaattaacggatttaagagcccatgttaatttgaaatttttaaaatctattgagaagttatatttacacacatgcaagttattagcacagttggtagagcgtgagacttttaactcacgggtcaagggttcaagtcccttacgggcggttttttttcacaacatcaaaaaaattttgataacacctggacagcttatcatttgagagataacagaatattagcttcttatgagcaaaagaaatatttcggtcattctatctatttttttttctattttatacaatgatttaaaagcaggggggggttcctctcctaattcctgtacgaggagtacaggaattaataaattacatccaccatggattgtagaaaaacgcacagaaataatatgaaaaaaacttcgttttcttaaagagttaaagaggctgcgtcccaaagtcgaaccttaaaacgtacaggaattagaagaggcagttggggggctgccgccccccaaacccccagcttttaaagactctttagtacaggtttttttttgggggggggggacttcattgttactaattactagtttcggcgcaat encodes the following:
- the LOC136035556 gene encoding uncharacterized protein LOC136035556, which translates into the protein MGRHPVRTYISVLLLTLALAEDEPDTGHAWSVTHSSQEVRPAYVLFRAPRLKNFPRFPLLPNKSGFKREAITPQLSRRQDNTLEFQFQQPQVPNFGFPFGDLDRRREQFENQRPRSQLVVQPGDRVNLVVPGERFQQVPDVLSELQKGMAEKVFLAPPVAPPPRGYSTVDIPYITNQISGQPPAVFVAPASLPLPKGYTRVSIPVRGITFLKSATTETPLPNGDVRLAKPVETVEEALRQDGGTNGRPFDNSVFDDNFRVPSNVREEPKDPRVFAQVPQRPAFENSEERFDSNKPAQELSQGPSFPVNVAQQQFFPESEEDNEDEDLATEENESEEENDEEVFDNDRFEPSPPQFQEENQSRDSNFRNEQSQIPPTDEQLFRPIAPFQEQDFVPVRPQQNLPQQTQTLIQDGPSPKWQQNFQPPQSFDFFGRPTPSSGVSSFGSDQFEDPKQVPEGNIFSQEEEDEKEPTTTVSLINLDYEVNPEPEQNEFDDKFADQSLKTSEEDSQSFEFDSSAFGQKINSQQNPHMLHSLPDEEPKQIQEEEQKSKLNDNQENFSTEDHKEEKNLFQNSPMIFTDIENQNIQPEINHDTGALQHESDGSFFTSAPAIPVEPSSTQLLTQAVTEATFLREEFTAPSTTGQSATTDISKISEAPKRRKKIVIRKRIRTTTTTEAPATDLSETQKVTRKFVRRPISSTTTTQPALIEVALPTEVSNIELLKENNSFNTENSAIPITEVSTVVPEKMEQEVVSTTDIPSRRVTRPLFRRTKPTRTTTEATGITDALPASTTKLPSLLTRRTKVIYRRTKPTTTARPIDQNVEESQNAVQSNNELPKEENKGPIFGAKQPTGERRKIKVAVKKRPLTSAPSLNTTPRSESASEEPSLVDTVHQMMQAKREKESSSAIDLSAEASNEHTEEHLHAESSKNNVIGISTATEVSLMYELCFRGRCVKVNQ